A single Natrinema pellirubrum DSM 15624 DNA region contains:
- a CDS encoding homoserine dehydrogenase, with amino-acid sequence MRLAILGAGDVGRSVADLAGEYGHEVVALADSTSAAVDPDGIPVEAALERKAGDEAIGPADPEDVLETEYDVLIEATPTTLDDAEPGFSHVRRALEADRHAVLANKGPVAERYEELRALEADSAGSIRFEATVGGAIPVLSTIEDCTPQSVTAVRGVLNGTANFILTRMAAEGLDYEHVLAEAQDLGVAEADPTFDVDGTDAALKFVILANVLADGGFSLADATVEGIQSIPGSALDLAAEDGRTIRLIGEATRDGVRVGPRLIPENGALAVTGTRNIVQIETRNAGSLHSSGRGAGGPETATAVLSDVGRLPPL; translated from the coding sequence ATGCGACTCGCAATTCTCGGTGCCGGCGACGTAGGCCGTTCGGTGGCCGATCTGGCCGGCGAGTACGGCCACGAGGTCGTCGCGCTGGCCGACTCGACCAGCGCCGCGGTCGATCCCGACGGGATCCCTGTCGAGGCGGCCCTCGAGCGCAAGGCCGGCGACGAGGCCATCGGACCGGCCGATCCCGAGGACGTCCTCGAGACCGAGTACGACGTCCTCATCGAGGCGACGCCGACGACGCTGGACGACGCCGAACCTGGCTTCAGTCACGTCCGGCGCGCGCTCGAGGCCGACCGCCACGCCGTGCTGGCGAACAAGGGGCCGGTCGCCGAACGCTACGAGGAACTTCGCGCGCTCGAGGCCGACAGCGCGGGCTCGATCCGGTTCGAGGCGACCGTCGGCGGCGCGATTCCGGTGCTGTCGACGATCGAGGACTGCACGCCCCAGTCGGTCACCGCCGTCCGCGGCGTCCTCAACGGCACCGCGAACTTCATCCTCACGCGCATGGCCGCGGAAGGTCTCGATTACGAACACGTCCTCGCGGAGGCCCAAGACCTCGGCGTCGCGGAAGCCGATCCGACCTTCGACGTCGACGGCACCGACGCCGCGCTGAAGTTCGTCATCCTCGCGAACGTGCTTGCCGACGGCGGGTTCTCGCTCGCGGACGCGACCGTCGAGGGCATCCAGTCGATCCCCGGCAGTGCGCTCGATCTCGCCGCCGAGGACGGGCGGACGATCCGGCTGATCGGCGAGGCGACCCGCGACGGCGTCCGCGTCGGCCCGCGGCTCATCCCCGAGAACGGCGCGCTCGCGGTCACGGGCACGCGAAACATCGTCCAGATCGAGACCCGCAACGCCGGCTCCTTGCACTCGAGCGGTCGCGGCGCGGGCGGCCCGGAGACGGCGACCGCGGTGCTGTCGGACGTCGGCCGTCTCCCGCCGCTGTAA